Part of the Streptomyces sp. f51 genome is shown below.
CCCTGCCCGCCAGCGCCTTGAGGTCCATCCCGGCACAGAAGGCACCGCCGGCGCCGGTGAGCACGATCGAGCGGATCGCGTCGTCCGCGTCGGCCTCGACCCAGCCGTCGTACAGGCCGACCAGCATCGGCAGCGAGAGCGCGTTCCTGGCCTCGGGCCTGTTGAGCGTGAGCACCAGTGTGGCGCCTTCGCGTTGCACGGTGAGGTGTTCGGTCCCACCCATGGGCGTCCTCCCGTCTCGGATGCGAGAACAGGTTGCAGGAGGCGTCCTGCCAGTACAAGGGTTTTCTGACAGGCAGTCAGATTTCTTCTGCCGGGACCCTTCCCACTTGGGTCGGGCTTTGCTCTGATGACCGTCGGGTCCGGGGCGGACACGCTCCGGGGACACACGGCCACGGACGTGCACGGTCAGGAGGAACGGTGGAGTACAACCTTGCCGACCTGTTCGAGTCGGTCGTCGACGTGGTCCCGGACCGCGAGGCCCTCGTGTACATCGACCACCCGGGTACGGGAGCGGAGCGCCGGCTGACGTACGCGCGGCTGGACGCGGCCGCGAACCGTCTCGCGCACCATCTGATCGACAGCGGGATCCGCCCCGGCGAGCACCTCGGGCTCCATCTCTACAACGGCGTCGAGTACCTCCAGACCGTGCTGGCCTGCCTGAAGGCGCGGATCGTCCCCGTCAACGTCAACTACCGCTACGTGGAAGACGAGTTGGCCTATCTCTACCAGGACGCGGACCTGGTGGCCCTGGTGTTCGACGCGGAGTTCACCGGCCGGGTGGCAGCGGCACGGCCACGGGCGCCGCGGCTGCGGCATCTGGTCCGGGTGGGCGCCGCCGCGCCCGGAGCGGACCCGGTGGACGCCGTGGACTTCGGCGAGGCCGAGGCCGCCGGCTCGCCCCTGCGCGGGTTCGCTCCGCGCTCCGCGGACGACCAGTTCATCATCTACACCGGCGGCACGACCGGGATGCCCAAGGGCGTGATGTGGCGGCAGGAGGACCTCTTCTTCGCGGGTCTCGGCGGCGGAGCGCCCACCGGCGATCCGGTCACCGAGCCGCGGGAGCTGGCCGAGCGCGTCGCGGCGGGCGGCGCCGGGATCACCTTCTTCCCCACTCCCCCGCTGATGCACGGCACGTCGACGCTCACCGCCTTCATCGCCTTCAACTTCGGCCAACGCGTGCTGCTGCACCGCAAGTTCGCTCCCGAGGAGGTCCTGCGGACGATCGAGCGGGAGAAGGTGACCAGTGTGTCGCTGGTCGGCGACGCGATGCTGCGGCCCCTGATCGACGCGCTCTCCGGCCCCCTCAAGGGCACGGACTGTTCCGCCCTGTTCAGCGTGTCCTCGTCCGGCGCGATCATGTCGGACACCGTGCGCGAGCAGTTCCAGGCGCTCGTCCCGAACGTGATGCTCCTGAACAACTTCGGCTCCTCGGAGTCCGGCTTCAACGGCACCGCGACCGCCGACTCCGGACCCGAACGCGGCTTCCGGATCCGCGTCAACGCCCGTACGCAGGTGGTGGACCCGGTGACGTACGAGCCGGTCGCGGCCGGTGAGCCGGGACGGGTCGCGCAGCGCGGCCATGTGCCGCTCGGCTACTACAACGACCCGAAGAAGACCGCCGAGACGTTCTTCCGCAAGGGCGACGAGCGCTGGGTGCTCCTCGGCGACATGGCCACGGTCGACGAGGAGGGCATCGTCGTCGTGCTCGGCCGTGGCTCACAGTGCATCAACACCGGGGGTGAGAAGGTCTATCCCGAAGAGGTCGAACAGGCCCTGAAATCCCATCCGGACGTGTACGACGCCCTGGTGGCCGGGGTGCCCGACCCGAAGTGGGGCAGCCACGTGGCGGCCGTCGTCCAGCTCCGCGAGGGCGCGCCGCGGCCGTCCCTCGACGACATCCAGACCCACTGCCGCGGCCGCCTGGCCGGCTACAAGGTCCCGCGCCAGCTGGTGATCACGGACTCCGTCCAGCGGTCGCCGAGCGGCAAGGCCGACTACCGGTGGGCACGGGAGGTGGCGGTGGCGGCCGACCGGTAGGCGCCACCCGCGTCAACCCGGCGATTCCCGCGACGTACTCTGTGCGCGATCGGCCCCGCCTTGAACGTGAGGTGACGGCCGGACGTATGGGGAATGGCGGAAACAGCCTCCGTCGCACCAGCACCGGGTTACGCACGGAAGGACCTTCGGGTGTCGCACCACACGCATCCTCGTCAACTGCCGGATGCCGACGCGGGTCCTGACCCCGACGCCACGGCGGTGGACGGGACCCGCGAGGACTCCGGGACCGAGGATCGGATCGCGGCGCACGCGGGTCCCGCAGCGGAGGAGCGGACCGGGGAGGCGCCCGCCGACGCCGAGCACGGCGAGTCCGCCGACCCGCACCCCGCCGACGCCGAGGCCACGGCCTCGCACCCCACCGACGACGAACACGCCGTGACGCGCACCGGTTCCGACGACGAAGGCGCCGCTCCAGGCGATGAACTCACCGAAGCCGGCGCCGACACCGAGCCCACTCCCGAGGCCGCGGGCGACGACCCCACGGACCCCGCGTCCCGGCACGAGGACGAACCCGCCACCGCGACCACCCGCCCCGGGTGGTTCGGCTGGCGCCGGCGCTACCCCCGGGCCGCGGCTGCCGTCCGGGTGGGCACGACCGTCCTGGCCGGTGCGCTGGTGCTCACCGTGCTCCTCATACCGAACCGCCTCGACTGGATGTCCGTCCAGGCGTTCCTCCGCCTCCCCGTCGAGGCGGTCTTCCTCGCGGCCGTCCTGCTCGTCCTGCCGTCGAGGGCACGGCGGATCACCGCCGGGGTCCTCGGGGTGATCCTCGGCCTGTCCGCCATCCTGAAGTGCCTGGACATGGGCTTCCGCGAGACCCTGGCCCGGCCGTTCGACCTGGTCTTCGACTGGGTGCTGCTGAGCGACGGCGCGGACTGGGTGAAGGACTCGTTCGGGCGCTCGGGCGAACTGCTCGCGGTGGCCGGCGTGATCGTCCTGATCGTCGCCGTGCTCGCGCTGAGCGTCCTCGCGACGATGCGGCTGGCGAACACGCTGGCCCGGCACCGCACGGTGGCCGTCCGCGCCACGCTGGTCCTGGGCGTGGCGTGGGTCGTCTGCTTCACCCTGGGCGTGCAGTTCGGCGGGGTCACGTTCGCCACCAAGGGCTACGCCCAGTACCTCTCGAACCGTGTGAAGTACGTCCGCGACGGCCTCGGTGACGCCGACGTCTACAAGAAGCAGATGGCCGTCGACGCGTTCGCCCGCACCCCGTCCGACCAGCTGCTGACCGGGCTGCGCGGCAAGGACGTGATGCTCACCTTCATCGAGAGCTACGGCCGGGTGGCCATCGACGATCCGACGATGGGACCCGAGGTCGACGCCACGCTCAAGGCGGGCGACGCCCGGCTCAAGGCGGCCGGCTTCTCGGCGCGCAGCGGCTGGCTCAGGTCGCCCGTGACCGGCGCCGGCAGCTGGCTCGCCCACTCGACGTTCCTGTCCGGCACCTGGGTCGAGAACCAGCAGCGGTACCGGTCCCTGACCACCAGCAAGCGCGCGACCCTGACCAGCTACTTCCAGAAGACCGGCGCCTGGCGGACCGTCGGCATCGTCCCCGGCGTGCGCAAGGCCTGGCCCGAGGGCAAGTACTTCGGCCTGGACCACATCTACGACTCGACGCACCTCGGCTACCAGGGCCCGTACTTCAGCTGGACGCCGGTACCGGACCAGTTCAGCCTTGAGGCCTTCCAGAAGCTGGAGCACGGCAAGAAGAACCGCGACCCGATCATGGCGGAGATCATTCTCGCGTCCAGCCACAACCCCTGGTCCCCGATCGCCCACACGATCGACTGGAAGGACCTCGGGGACGGCAAGGTCTTCTACAAGATCAAGAAAGAGGGCACGAACCCCACGGAGGTCTGGAAGAGCTCGAAGCGGGTGCGGACCGAGTACCGCAAGGCGATCCAGTACTCGCTGGACAGCCTGACGCAGTGGATGCAGCGCTACGGCGACGACAACACCGTCCTGGTCTTCCTCGGCGACCACCAGCCCGTCCCGACGGTCACGGGTGGCACCTCGAACAGGGACGTGCCCGTCACCGTCGTCGCCCGCGACCCGAAGGTACTGGACCGCATCTCCGACTGGGGCTGGACGGAAGGGCTCAAGCCTGCGGACAACGCGCCGGAATGGGCGATGAACACGTTCCGCGACCGCTTCATGACGGCGTACGGCTCGACCCCGGGCCCGGCGGCCACGACAACGGCGCACTGACGGCCCCACGCCCGACCCGGACCCGAAGGGCCCGCAGCCTCCCCGGCCGCGGGCCCTTCGCGTTGCGCGGACGCCCATGGCGGACATCCGCACCCGTTCCCATTGACCTGGGTGGTTCATGAACCTAATCTGAGTTCGCATACATAGACGACGTCTGCATACAGGGATGAGACTCATGGCAGGGTTCAGCGCGGATCCGGACGGCGTGGTCCACCGGCTGCGGGACGGGATGGCGAGCGGGGTGCTGTCCTTCCCGCTCACGAGCTTCACGGAGGACGGCCGTCTCGATCCGGAGGGCTACAGGTCGTACCTGAGCGGCCGACTGGCCACGGCCCCCGGCGCGGTCTTCCCCGCTTGCGGGACCGGCGAGTTCAGCGCGCTGGACGAGGACGAGTACCGCGCCGTCGTCACCGCGACGGTCGAGGTCGCCGACGGCCGCATGCCGGTGGTCGCGGGCACCGGCTACGGATGGGCGCAGGCGCTGCGGTTCGCGCGGATCGCGGAGGAGGCGGGCGCGGACGCCCTTCTCGTGCTGCCCCACTATCTCGTCGAGGCGCCCGAGGCCGGCCTGGTCGAGCAGCTGCG
Proteins encoded:
- a CDS encoding acyl-CoA synthetase — its product is MEYNLADLFESVVDVVPDREALVYIDHPGTGAERRLTYARLDAAANRLAHHLIDSGIRPGEHLGLHLYNGVEYLQTVLACLKARIVPVNVNYRYVEDELAYLYQDADLVALVFDAEFTGRVAAARPRAPRLRHLVRVGAAAPGADPVDAVDFGEAEAAGSPLRGFAPRSADDQFIIYTGGTTGMPKGVMWRQEDLFFAGLGGGAPTGDPVTEPRELAERVAAGGAGITFFPTPPLMHGTSTLTAFIAFNFGQRVLLHRKFAPEEVLRTIEREKVTSVSLVGDAMLRPLIDALSGPLKGTDCSALFSVSSSGAIMSDTVREQFQALVPNVMLLNNFGSSESGFNGTATADSGPERGFRIRVNARTQVVDPVTYEPVAAGEPGRVAQRGHVPLGYYNDPKKTAETFFRKGDERWVLLGDMATVDEEGIVVVLGRGSQCINTGGEKVYPEEVEQALKSHPDVYDALVAGVPDPKWGSHVAAVVQLREGAPRPSLDDIQTHCRGRLAGYKVPRQLVITDSVQRSPSGKADYRWAREVAVAADR
- a CDS encoding sulfatase, translating into MSHHTHPRQLPDADAGPDPDATAVDGTREDSGTEDRIAAHAGPAAEERTGEAPADAEHGESADPHPADAEATASHPTDDEHAVTRTGSDDEGAAPGDELTEAGADTEPTPEAAGDDPTDPASRHEDEPATATTRPGWFGWRRRYPRAAAAVRVGTTVLAGALVLTVLLIPNRLDWMSVQAFLRLPVEAVFLAAVLLVLPSRARRITAGVLGVILGLSAILKCLDMGFRETLARPFDLVFDWVLLSDGADWVKDSFGRSGELLAVAGVIVLIVAVLALSVLATMRLANTLARHRTVAVRATLVLGVAWVVCFTLGVQFGGVTFATKGYAQYLSNRVKYVRDGLGDADVYKKQMAVDAFARTPSDQLLTGLRGKDVMLTFIESYGRVAIDDPTMGPEVDATLKAGDARLKAAGFSARSGWLRSPVTGAGSWLAHSTFLSGTWVENQQRYRSLTTSKRATLTSYFQKTGAWRTVGIVPGVRKAWPEGKYFGLDHIYDSTHLGYQGPYFSWTPVPDQFSLEAFQKLEHGKKNRDPIMAEIILASSHNPWSPIAHTIDWKDLGDGKVFYKIKKEGTNPTEVWKSSKRVRTEYRKAIQYSLDSLTQWMQRYGDDNTVLVFLGDHQPVPTVTGGTSNRDVPVTVVARDPKVLDRISDWGWTEGLKPADNAPEWAMNTFRDRFMTAYGSTPGPAATTTAH